Proteins from a genomic interval of Rhizobium sp. SL42:
- a CDS encoding FGGY-family carbohydrate kinase has protein sequence MADDIFLLGLDAGNTVIKAVLFDRNGRQLAHHAIDGKSTYPVPGHVERDLGELWRNCCGAIHELLARSGVRPGSIAGIGCAGHGNGLYLLDRAHEPLLGIQSLDGRAAVVAQEIDAQTGAELQRRCLQRPWPAQTPSLLAWVKRHAPEVYAATGAVLFSKDYVNFRLTGQLASDISDLSGAGLLNMPGGTLDRELLGLYGLEDALPLFARPVDSCEIVGRVTAEAAALTGLAEGTPVIGGFFDVVSSAMGSGVVRPGEASIIAGTWGINQVFASTPVQSADVFMVTTFGKDRFVNIESSATSAANLEWYVHRLLNSHGASAFERCNSAVASVSPAGDDPFFHPFIFGSRLGAEFRGGFYGLAGWHGEGHMLRALFEGVCFEHRRHIDVLRSAGLAIDAAVMSGGGARSPYWPQIMADVLELPIGVAEARETGALGAAIGAAVAVGMHPDFETAVSTMTRMERRHVPDPDMHNHYERRYALYGKLTDRMRDFWSALKA, from the coding sequence GTGGCTGATGACATTTTTCTTCTGGGCCTCGACGCAGGCAATACCGTGATCAAGGCCGTGCTCTTTGATCGAAATGGTCGTCAGCTTGCTCATCACGCCATCGATGGCAAGTCGACCTATCCGGTTCCCGGTCATGTGGAGCGGGACCTTGGCGAACTCTGGCGCAACTGCTGCGGGGCCATCCATGAACTGCTGGCCCGATCCGGTGTGAGGCCGGGTTCGATCGCCGGCATCGGCTGTGCCGGCCATGGCAACGGGCTCTATCTATTGGACCGGGCGCATGAACCATTGCTCGGAATCCAGTCGCTCGATGGCCGTGCGGCTGTCGTTGCCCAGGAGATCGATGCGCAGACTGGAGCGGAACTGCAGCGCCGTTGCCTGCAACGCCCCTGGCCCGCCCAGACGCCTAGCCTGCTGGCATGGGTCAAGCGTCACGCGCCAGAGGTCTATGCGGCGACAGGAGCCGTGCTGTTCTCCAAGGACTATGTCAACTTTAGACTGACCGGACAGCTCGCCAGCGACATCTCCGATCTGAGTGGCGCCGGCCTGCTCAACATGCCGGGAGGCACGCTCGATCGGGAACTTCTGGGTCTCTATGGCCTGGAAGATGCATTGCCGTTGTTTGCCCGGCCGGTCGATTCCTGCGAGATCGTCGGACGTGTGACGGCAGAGGCCGCGGCGCTGACCGGGCTTGCGGAGGGCACGCCCGTGATCGGCGGCTTCTTCGATGTCGTCTCCAGTGCCATGGGGTCTGGCGTGGTGCGACCGGGTGAAGCGTCGATCATTGCCGGCACCTGGGGTATCAACCAGGTCTTTGCCTCCACGCCGGTGCAGAGCGCCGATGTGTTCATGGTGACGACCTTCGGAAAGGATCGCTTCGTCAACATCGAGTCCAGTGCCACCTCGGCCGCAAATCTGGAATGGTATGTCCATCGGTTGCTGAACAGCCACGGCGCCTCCGCATTCGAGCGCTGCAATTCAGCCGTTGCATCGGTATCGCCAGCAGGTGACGATCCGTTTTTCCACCCGTTCATCTTCGGATCCCGACTGGGCGCAGAGTTTCGCGGCGGCTTTTACGGACTGGCCGGCTGGCATGGCGAGGGACACATGCTGCGCGCCTTGTTCGAAGGCGTATGCTTCGAACACCGCCGCCATATCGATGTCCTGCGGTCGGCGGGTCTTGCTATTGACGCCGCCGTCATGTCGGGTGGCGGCGCGCGCAGCCCCTATTGGCCACAGATCATGGCGGATGTGCTCGAACTGCCGATTGGTGTCGCTGAGGCCCGCGAAACGGGCGCGCTCGGTGCGGCCATCGGGGCGGCTGTGGCAGTGGGTATGCATCCGGATTTCGAGACAGCAGTCTCCACCATGACCCGTATGGAGCGACGCCATGTGCCAGATCCCGATATGCACAATCATTATGAACGTCGCTACGCCCTCTATGGGAAATTGACGGATCGGATGCGCGACTTCTGGTCCGCTTTGAAAGCATGA
- a CDS encoding class I fructose-bisphosphate aldolase: MTRVSHKARLNRLFRNGGCLDVAVDHGVCNEPSFLVGLENMETVMDRLVDAGPDAIQLAYGQADLLQNRPGRDKPALVMRIDMGNPYNATRHRVMWSQLQNRDEPLIGALEMDAACVVVNLFMLPDEPDLFRQCVENISRVRADCNRYGMPLMIEPLVMLPNDVRGGYQVDGDAEKIVTLVRLASEMGADIIKADPTADPEDFHRVIEAARCPVLVRGGGKEDLRTVLAKSAALIAQGANGMVYGRNIYQHDNPKAVVSALMAIIHQGAGGEEAWDIYNRG; the protein is encoded by the coding sequence ATGACAAGAGTTTCACACAAAGCGCGCCTGAACCGTCTCTTTCGGAACGGCGGTTGCCTTGATGTCGCGGTCGATCACGGGGTTTGCAACGAGCCGAGCTTCCTGGTCGGGTTGGAAAACATGGAGACGGTCATGGACCGTCTTGTCGATGCCGGACCCGACGCGATCCAGTTGGCCTATGGACAGGCCGACCTCCTGCAGAATCGGCCGGGGCGCGACAAGCCGGCGCTGGTCATGCGCATAGACATGGGAAATCCCTATAACGCAACGCGTCACCGTGTGATGTGGTCACAGTTGCAGAACCGGGACGAACCGCTGATCGGCGCACTTGAAATGGATGCGGCCTGTGTTGTGGTCAACCTGTTCATGCTGCCGGACGAGCCCGACCTGTTTCGCCAATGCGTGGAAAATATCAGCCGGGTTCGCGCCGATTGCAACCGCTACGGCATGCCGCTGATGATCGAACCGCTTGTCATGCTGCCCAATGACGTCAGGGGCGGCTATCAGGTGGATGGCGATGCGGAGAAAATCGTCACGCTGGTGCGCCTTGCCTCGGAAATGGGTGCCGATATCATCAAGGCCGATCCCACCGCCGACCCGGAGGACTTCCACCGGGTCATCGAGGCGGCACGCTGCCCGGTTCTGGTACGCGGCGGCGGCAAGGAGGATCTGCGCACCGTCCTGGCAAAATCGGCGGCCTTGATCGCCCAGGGCGCAAACGGCATGGTCTATGGCCGCAATATCTATCAACATGACAATCCGAAGGCCGTGGTTTCGGCGCTGATGGCGATCATCCATCAGGGCGCCGGCGGCGAGGAAGCATGGGACATATACAATCGTGGCTGA
- a CDS encoding SDR family NAD(P)-dependent oxidoreductase, with protein MTDRLKDKVALIIGASRGIGKAIAVRFQEEGAKLVLADFEAEEGKAAADDLGIDFVHADISNMDDAVAAVSFTLERYGRLDIIVQNAGIYPWQLIENTASEDWDRVMAVNLRGCFNAARAALTPMKEQGSGRILFTSSITGPHVTSPGHGHYAASKAGINGFIRSAALEFSSYGINVNGVEPGNILTEAIQLHRSAAFIKNMEDAIPLARLGSPRDVANAFLFLASDDASYVTGTTIIVDGGQLLPEGADFRLLPP; from the coding sequence ATGACAGACAGATTGAAAGACAAGGTGGCGCTGATCATCGGTGCGTCCCGCGGTATCGGCAAGGCGATTGCCGTCCGGTTCCAGGAAGAAGGCGCAAAACTCGTGCTCGCCGATTTCGAGGCTGAAGAGGGCAAGGCGGCAGCCGATGACCTCGGCATCGATTTCGTCCACGCGGATATCTCGAATATGGATGATGCCGTTGCGGCGGTGTCATTCACACTTGAACGCTACGGCCGGCTCGACATCATCGTGCAGAATGCCGGGATCTATCCCTGGCAGCTGATCGAAAACACTGCGTCGGAAGACTGGGACCGCGTGATGGCGGTCAACCTGCGTGGTTGTTTCAATGCCGCCCGCGCCGCCCTGACGCCGATGAAAGAACAGGGCTCGGGGCGCATCCTGTTCACCTCCTCCATTACCGGGCCGCATGTCACGAGTCCCGGCCATGGCCACTACGCTGCCAGCAAAGCCGGCATCAACGGCTTCATCCGTTCGGCAGCGCTCGAATTCTCGTCGTATGGTATCAACGTCAACGGCGTCGAGCCGGGAAACATCCTGACCGAGGCAATCCAGCTGCATCGCAGCGCCGCCTTCATCAAGAACATGGAAGACGCGATCCCGCTGGCTCGCCTCGGCTCACCGCGCGACGTCGCCAATGCCTTTCTGTTCCTCGCGTCCGACGATGCGAGCTATGTGACCGGCACGACGATCATCGTCGATGGCGGACAGCTTCTGCCGGAAGGGGCCGATTTCAGATTGTTGCCTCCTTGA
- a CDS encoding sugar-binding transcriptional regulator: MADIREDFDQQRQMYSVLVLHFIEGLKQSEIAERLNLSHSKVNRLIATGRKAGMVKIAISSPYQRLVDLESELVNGFALRHSVVTPTVSDNPETTLQMVGRVAANHLLETLRDGDIIAITGGKAVSAVVENLEAERRFDVRVVPVTGGVQGKHYTDVNHLATQLAEKLGGSASLVHAPLFAEDAEQRDLLMNVASIREVFDLARSATVALVGIGSVEAPGSGYYDLLPDPARGGKALVDAGISGEFLAHLISADGSLADIDLNSRVVALPPGQFENCRNTIGVAAGDYKAGPVAAALAGRYLTSLVVDEAVARQIIGDIRDGKP, encoded by the coding sequence ATGGCGGATATCAGGGAAGACTTCGACCAGCAGCGGCAGATGTATTCCGTGCTCGTGCTGCATTTCATCGAAGGGCTGAAGCAGTCGGAAATCGCCGAGCGGCTCAATCTCTCCCATTCCAAGGTCAACCGGCTGATTGCGACGGGCCGAAAGGCGGGCATGGTCAAGATTGCCATATCAAGCCCGTACCAACGGCTTGTCGACCTGGAGAGTGAACTGGTGAACGGCTTTGCGCTTCGGCATTCCGTTGTCACTCCGACGGTCTCGGACAATCCGGAGACAACGCTGCAAATGGTCGGTCGGGTGGCCGCAAACCATTTGCTCGAAACTCTTCGCGATGGCGACATCATCGCAATTACCGGCGGCAAGGCGGTGAGCGCCGTGGTCGAAAACCTGGAGGCCGAGCGCCGCTTCGATGTCCGGGTCGTGCCCGTGACCGGCGGTGTGCAGGGCAAGCACTATACCGACGTCAATCATCTCGCGACGCAACTGGCGGAAAAGCTTGGTGGCAGCGCATCACTGGTCCATGCGCCGCTGTTTGCCGAGGACGCCGAACAGCGCGACCTCCTGATGAACGTGGCATCGATCCGTGAGGTCTTTGATCTTGCAAGAAGCGCAACCGTTGCCCTGGTCGGTATCGGCTCGGTCGAGGCGCCTGGCTCGGGTTACTACGATCTGTTGCCGGATCCGGCCCGTGGCGGCAAGGCGCTGGTCGATGCCGGGATATCGGGAGAGTTCCTGGCGCACCTGATCAGCGCCGATGGATCATTGGCCGACATCGACCTGAACTCCCGGGTCGTGGCCCTTCCTCCGGGGCAGTTCGAAAATTGCCGCAACACCATCGGCGTGGCTGCGGGCGACTACAAAGCCGGCCCTGTCGCAGCAGCCCTTGCCGGGCGCTACCTCACGTCACTCGTTGTCGACGAAGCGGTCGCAAGACAAATCATTGGAGATATCAGGGATGGGAAACCATGA
- a CDS encoding ABC transporter permease, with product MLATQEHQSGNVRAIRRIGWFDNMIRARETGLILIIVTLFCVMSLISPYFLTVENIRAMAMAFAVEGIVVVGMTILLISGGIDLSVGSVTALAMVAGGWLFLNGIDPWAAAAMAIALTTAIGMAMGFLTTVVGLHHFIVSLAVMVIARGVCLLATGGRPLGLYSLPPEFKFIGQGTIQNIPLVIIIFVVVVLAFDLLLRRTTAFRKVFYTGSNPKAAAYSGIRIGRVIFATTTLCSTLCGVAGVIYMARFGSAQPSFGIGMELNVIAAAVIGGASLSGGSGTILGAILGAVLLSMVSSSLALLNVSVYWQDIIRGSILLGAVLFDHYLVKRRR from the coding sequence ATGCTTGCAACACAGGAACACCAGTCCGGCAATGTCCGCGCGATCCGGCGGATCGGCTGGTTCGACAACATGATCAGGGCACGTGAAACGGGCCTGATCCTCATCATCGTGACGCTGTTTTGCGTGATGTCGCTGATATCGCCCTACTTCCTCACCGTGGAGAACATCCGGGCGATGGCCATGGCGTTTGCGGTGGAAGGCATCGTGGTCGTGGGCATGACCATTCTCCTGATCTCCGGCGGCATCGATCTCTCGGTGGGCTCGGTCACGGCGCTTGCCATGGTCGCCGGCGGCTGGCTGTTTCTCAACGGGATCGATCCCTGGGCCGCTGCGGCAATGGCCATTGCCTTGACGACGGCCATCGGCATGGCCATGGGTTTTCTGACCACCGTCGTCGGGCTGCATCACTTTATCGTTTCGCTCGCCGTCATGGTCATTGCCCGCGGCGTCTGCCTGCTGGCGACGGGCGGCCGGCCGCTCGGCCTCTATTCCTTGCCGCCGGAATTCAAATTTATTGGTCAGGGCACGATCCAGAACATTCCGCTTGTCATCATCATCTTCGTGGTCGTTGTCCTGGCGTTCGACCTGCTGCTCCGCCGCACGACCGCCTTTCGCAAGGTGTTCTACACCGGCAGCAATCCGAAAGCGGCAGCCTATTCCGGCATTCGAATTGGCCGCGTGATCTTTGCAACGACGACGCTCTGCTCGACGCTCTGCGGCGTGGCCGGGGTGATCTATATGGCACGTTTTGGCTCAGCCCAACCGAGTTTCGGGATCGGTATGGAACTCAACGTGATTGCGGCGGCTGTCATCGGTGGCGCCAGCCTATCGGGCGGGTCCGGAACCATTCTCGGCGCCATTCTCGGTGCAGTCCTCTTGTCCATGGTGTCGAGTTCGCTCGCCTTGCTCAACGTGTCAGTCTATTGGCAGGACATCATTCGCGGCAGCATATTGCTGGGGGCGGTATTGTTCGACCACTACCTCGTCAAGCGGCGCCGCTGA
- a CDS encoding GMC family oxidoreductase, with product MSQANRLEGTYDYIIIGAGTAGCVLAARLTEDPSVRVLLLEAGGSDLYHWVHIPVGYLYCIGNPRTDWMMTTVAEPGLNGRSLAYPRGKVLGGCSSINGMIYMRGQASDYDGWRDLGNAGWGWSDVLPYFRKSEDHHGGANDLHGSGGEWKVSRQRLRWDILEAVQKGAQEFGIQPRADFNDGNNEGSGFFEVNQHKGMRWNAARGFLRGALKRGNLRLIKNALVQRLTISGKRVSGVSFRTAGGEFTVEASAEVLLAAGAINSPKLLELSGIGNPDILRNLGISVALDRPGVGENLQDHLQIRTVYKVSNTLTLNQLSNSLVGKLKIAGEYALRRSGPMSMAPSQFGMFTRSGPNENTPDIEYHVQPLSTNRLGEPLHAFPAITMSVCQLRPTSLGSCHITVDDTTVQPEIRPNYLSTDHDRRVAVLAIRQARRIMTAQALHTYRPEEMLPGIEYQDDEALIRRAGDIATTIFHPVGTCRMGVDSAAVVDPALRLSGLDGLRIVDASIMPRIVSGNTASPVVMIAEKAADLIRRGRKA from the coding sequence ATGTCACAAGCAAATCGGCTTGAGGGCACCTACGACTACATTATTATCGGCGCCGGAACGGCGGGCTGTGTGCTGGCGGCGCGGTTGACGGAGGATCCTTCGGTCCGCGTGCTGCTTTTGGAGGCTGGCGGTTCCGACCTTTACCACTGGGTCCATATCCCGGTGGGTTATCTCTACTGCATCGGCAATCCGCGCACCGACTGGATGATGACGACGGTGGCGGAGCCCGGGCTCAACGGCCGTAGTCTTGCCTATCCTCGTGGCAAAGTGCTGGGTGGATGCTCATCCATAAACGGAATGATCTACATGCGCGGCCAGGCCAGTGACTACGATGGCTGGCGCGATCTCGGCAATGCCGGCTGGGGCTGGTCCGATGTCCTGCCGTACTTCCGCAAATCGGAAGACCATCACGGCGGCGCAAACGACCTGCATGGCAGCGGCGGCGAGTGGAAGGTCAGCCGCCAGCGCCTGCGCTGGGATATTCTGGAGGCGGTGCAGAAGGGTGCACAAGAGTTCGGTATTCAGCCTCGAGCCGATTTCAACGACGGCAACAACGAAGGGTCAGGCTTCTTCGAGGTCAACCAGCACAAGGGCATGCGTTGGAATGCAGCGCGTGGCTTTCTACGTGGCGCGCTGAAACGCGGCAATCTGCGGCTGATCAAAAATGCACTGGTGCAGCGGCTGACCATCAGCGGCAAACGTGTCAGCGGTGTGAGCTTCCGCACGGCGGGTGGCGAATTCACGGTCGAGGCCTCAGCCGAGGTGCTTCTCGCCGCCGGCGCCATCAATTCGCCGAAGCTGCTCGAACTGTCCGGCATCGGCAATCCCGACATACTGCGCAACCTTGGAATATCGGTGGCGCTGGACCGTCCAGGCGTCGGCGAAAACCTGCAGGATCACCTGCAGATCCGTACCGTCTACAAGGTAAGCAATACGCTGACCCTCAACCAGCTCTCCAACAGCTTGGTTGGCAAGTTGAAGATAGCCGGCGAATATGCGCTGCGCCGTTCGGGACCGATGTCTATGGCGCCAAGCCAGTTCGGCATGTTCACGCGCTCAGGTCCGAACGAAAACACTCCAGACATAGAATATCACGTGCAGCCCTTGTCGACCAATCGGCTGGGGGAGCCGTTACACGCATTTCCGGCCATTACCATGTCGGTATGCCAGCTGCGGCCGACAAGCCTGGGCTCATGCCACATCACCGTCGACGACACCACCGTTCAGCCGGAGATCCGTCCGAACTATCTTTCGACGGATCACGACCGCCGCGTGGCCGTCTTGGCGATAAGGCAAGCCCGCCGCATCATGACAGCGCAGGCGCTGCACACGTATCGGCCTGAGGAAATGCTGCCCGGTATCGAATACCAGGACGACGAGGCCCTGATCCGACGCGCCGGTGATATTGCAACGACGATCTTTCACCCCGTCGGCACATGCCGTATGGGCGTGGATTCAGCCGCGGTCGTTGATCCCGCGCTTCGGCTCTCTGGTCTTGACGGACTTCGGATCGTTGATGCCTCGATCATGCCACGCATCGTCTCCGGCAATACAGCATCACCCGTTGTGATGATCGCGGAAAAGGCCGCCGACCTTATTCGGCGCGGCCGAAAGGCCTGA
- a CDS encoding aldo/keto reductase, which produces MTNNGVKVRSIGTSGIEASVVGLGTWAIGGWMWGGTDEQQSIAAIQASIDNGISLIDTAPAYGMGLSETIVGKAIRGRRDEVVLATKCGLVWHTNEGRYFFDQDEKPVHRYLGAGSIIHEVEQSLKRLGTDYIDHYITHWQDPTTPIADTMETLLRLKEQGKIRSIGASNVSPEDLAAYIASGGIDAIQEEYSMVRRDIEKTLLPLAKANNVSVLSYSSLALGLLSGKVGPDRVFAADDQRQGNPRFSQANRQKVAQLVLDIAPIAEAHDVSIAQLVIAWTVHQPGITFSLCGARDEAQARENAAAARLTLADDELVLIGEAVNRHLVDLDR; this is translated from the coding sequence ATGACGAACAACGGGGTTAAGGTGAGGTCCATCGGGACCAGCGGCATTGAAGCCTCCGTGGTCGGGCTGGGAACCTGGGCCATCGGCGGCTGGATGTGGGGTGGCACCGACGAGCAGCAATCAATCGCCGCGATCCAGGCGTCCATCGATAACGGCATTTCGCTGATCGATACCGCGCCGGCTTACGGCATGGGCCTGTCGGAAACCATTGTCGGCAAGGCAATCAGGGGAAGACGCGATGAGGTGGTGCTGGCAACCAAATGCGGCCTCGTCTGGCATACGAACGAGGGCCGCTATTTCTTCGATCAGGATGAAAAGCCCGTGCACCGCTATCTGGGAGCAGGTTCAATCATCCACGAAGTCGAGCAGAGCCTGAAACGGCTCGGCACTGACTACATCGACCACTACATCACCCATTGGCAGGATCCGACCACTCCCATCGCTGACACGATGGAGACGCTGTTGCGTCTGAAGGAACAGGGCAAGATCCGCTCGATTGGCGCCAGCAACGTATCGCCCGAGGATTTGGCAGCCTATATCGCAAGCGGTGGGATCGATGCGATCCAGGAAGAGTATTCCATGGTTCGCCGGGATATCGAAAAGACGCTGCTACCGCTTGCAAAAGCCAACAACGTCTCGGTCCTGAGTTATTCTTCGCTGGCACTGGGCCTCCTATCGGGCAAGGTCGGCCCGGACCGCGTCTTCGCCGCCGATGACCAGCGCCAGGGCAATCCTCGCTTCAGCCAGGCGAACAGGCAGAAGGTGGCGCAGCTGGTGCTGGATATCGCGCCGATTGCCGAGGCGCATGATGTCTCCATCGCCCAGCTGGTGATCGCCTGGACGGTCCATCAGCCAGGCATCACCTTCTCTCTCTGTGGCGCTCGCGATGAAGCGCAGGCGCGCGAAAATGCCGCCGCGGCACGATTGACGCTGGCCGATGACGAGCTCGTCCTCATCGGCGAGGCGGTCAATCGACATCTCGTCGATCTCGACCGCTAG
- a CDS encoding glycerol-3-phosphate dehydrogenase/oxidase, translated as MPAFRNDAIRRIGQDGHFDAVVVGGGINGIATYRDLALQGLRVLLVERGDFASGCSAAPSRMIHGGLRYLENGEFGLVAESLRERDALLTLAPHMVHPLPTTIPIMSVFSGLFNAAAAFAGSSGKPTRRGALAIKVGLALYDFVTRKKRLLPRHEFRSREATLAQWPALTPDLRYSATYYDAWIRQPERLAVELITDTERDAPQAIALNYAELERGGNGYLLRVEGLDGCLEVRPGIIVNATGAWIDRTAHALGMTATAQQPVVSGTKGSHLILDNPALHSALNGHMIFFENTDNRVCILFPYLGRVLAGSTDIKVENPARVRCEPEERDYILDAIRYVFPEIAIVASDIVFSFSGIRPLPRSDAEFTGRISRSHFIHRIEGDPPQLCMVGGKWTTFRAFAEQATDQVLTHLGRRRVTGTLTRPVGGGRDFPGSVDRLAEMLERNFPIDSVRASYLAETYGSRAFDIMAFCTTRTDDRPLTASLPVTEAEIVWLIRSESVRHLADIVLRRTALAITGQIDIAIIASLARIAASELGWSADQAAFEQDQLLTELDVFHGVSKDILEIRCKEGPHDKSFTQSAPEPSLSERRLP; from the coding sequence ATGCCCGCATTTCGCAATGATGCCATCAGGCGCATCGGACAGGACGGTCACTTTGACGCCGTGGTTGTCGGGGGAGGGATCAACGGGATCGCCACCTATCGCGACCTCGCGCTTCAGGGGCTGCGCGTGCTTCTCGTGGAGCGCGGCGATTTTGCGTCAGGCTGCAGCGCTGCCCCGTCCCGCATGATCCATGGTGGCTTGCGTTATCTGGAAAATGGCGAGTTCGGCCTGGTGGCCGAATCCTTGCGCGAACGCGATGCCCTGCTCACCCTTGCGCCGCACATGGTCCATCCGCTGCCGACGACGATCCCGATCATGTCGGTCTTCAGCGGGCTGTTCAACGCCGCTGCCGCATTTGCGGGATCGAGCGGCAAGCCGACGCGGCGCGGTGCGCTGGCGATCAAGGTCGGCCTGGCGCTCTACGATTTCGTCACGCGCAAGAAGCGCCTGCTGCCACGGCACGAATTCAGGAGCCGCGAGGCGACCCTGGCGCAATGGCCGGCGCTGACCCCTGATTTGCGCTACTCCGCCACCTATTACGACGCCTGGATCCGCCAGCCGGAGCGGCTGGCTGTCGAGCTGATCACCGATACCGAGCGGGATGCGCCGCAGGCGATCGCGCTGAACTATGCCGAACTGGAACGCGGCGGGAATGGTTATCTGCTGCGGGTAGAAGGACTTGATGGTTGTCTCGAGGTGCGGCCAGGCATCATCGTCAATGCGACCGGGGCCTGGATCGATCGAACGGCCCACGCGCTTGGAATGACTGCGACGGCACAGCAGCCTGTCGTGTCGGGCACGAAGGGATCGCACCTCATTCTCGACAATCCGGCCCTACATAGTGCCCTGAACGGCCACATGATCTTCTTCGAAAATACCGACAACCGGGTCTGCATTCTGTTTCCCTATCTCGGCCGTGTCCTTGCGGGTTCCACCGATATCAAGGTTGAGAATCCCGCCAGGGTCCGGTGCGAGCCGGAGGAGCGCGACTACATCCTCGATGCCATCCGCTATGTATTTCCCGAGATCGCTATCGTGGCGTCTGACATCGTCTTCAGCTTCAGCGGAATTCGCCCGTTGCCGCGCAGCGATGCCGAATTCACAGGCCGTATCTCGCGCAGCCATTTCATTCACCGCATCGAGGGCGATCCGCCACAGTTGTGCATGGTGGGCGGAAAGTGGACAACCTTTCGCGCCTTTGCCGAGCAGGCGACTGACCAGGTATTGACCCATCTGGGGCGGCGGCGCGTCACTGGAACGCTGACGCGACCCGTTGGCGGAGGGCGCGATTTTCCCGGCTCCGTCGATCGGCTGGCCGAGATGCTCGAACGCAATTTCCCGATCGACAGCGTGCGAGCCAGCTATCTGGCCGAGACCTACGGCTCCCGCGCATTCGATATCATGGCTTTCTGCACCACCCGGACGGATGACCGCCCACTGACTGCAAGCCTGCCGGTCACCGAGGCTGAAATCGTGTGGCTGATCCGCAGTGAATCCGTTCGCCATCTTGCCGACATCGTCCTGCGGCGCACGGCCTTGGCGATCACCGGCCAGATCGACATCGCCATCATCGCTTCTTTGGCGAGGATCGCGGCGTCCGAACTGGGCTGGAGCGCCGACCAAGCAGCGTTCGAGCAAGACCAGTTGCTCACCGAACTGGACGTCTTCCATGGCGTCTCGAAAGACATTCTCGAAATCAGATGCAAGGAAGGTCCACATGACAAGAGTTTCACACAAAGCGCGCCTGAACCGTCTCTTTCGGAACGGCGGTTGCCTTGA